The DNA segment ACCTGCAGGGCATGGTCGGCACCGTCATTGAAGGCCCAAGTTCTGCAGACGGTGAGCCCCATTCTTGCCCCTGTTTGAAAGATCTCGGTGACCCTCGATCTGCTGGACGCCTCCGCAGCTTGATCCATCAGCCAGTAGGAGTTCCACCCATTCACGAAGAACACTCTCCCATCCACCATGAAATGGGTGCCATTCCTCTTGACGAAGCTCGATCTAGGTTCTTGGGAGCGCAACTTAACGGCCCCAAATGCCATGTACATGAATACCATACAGCAGACAAAACCAAGAGCCGGACAGAGCTTCCCATTCCTTGGTTTCGTTCTCTTGCTGGATCCAGGAGGAGGCTTACTCCAGCTGCCCTTCCTGCCCCACACGAAGTTCATGTGATCCCTCAAGCGGGCAATTCGAAGCACCCAGATAAGATATTTATCTGCCCAAGAAGAACCGATAGCATGACACCAAGCCTACCCCCTGAGATGCTCTAGATCAAGGTTCACCCGAACACATATCTCAAGGATCACCACCGGGATGCATAACGAAGAAGTCAAAAGAAAACCTGAGGTAAGCGGGCACCGGTGATAGAGGAAGCTCTAATTTAGAGGGGCCTGAAGGTCGGCCAACAAAAAGCGGTCATTAACAAGGAAGGGGCGAGAGAGAAAGGaaggcaggaggaggaggaggaggagaagaagaaggtggaGTAGGAGGCCTGCTGGTTTCAACTCGGTATGCTGGAAAACCGATGATGTTAAATTTCCTATGGTCAGGTGAATGGCCAAATAAGAACATGCTTTTGGACTGTGTCCTTCGAGGAGATGTTGACAACATGGCCTTGCCCGACTCGTTCCGTACCTCTCATGCCGTATCAAAGGCGAGCAAAACAAAGCTCTGATTAGTGTCCTATCCGGTAAATTTTGCAAGGAGTAAAATAAGGGAACAACAGTTGCCAAGATTCATGGTGTCTCGGGAGAGACGACAATAGTTCGCATAGTTATTTGCCCTCTTTGATTCAGATGAGGAGAACATGCAAATGCTGCACCAAAAGAAAATTGTAGGCCAATATGCCAGCTAATGCTGCACGGATGAAATCCCATTTCCCTTtcaccacagagagagagagagaatggggaGCAAGCACTTTGAATCTCTTTTTGGGTAAGTGAATCATCAACCCGCTGACACACAACTTTACTGAATCAAATTTATGGCCTCAAAAGTCATAGCAGCTTGTGAGTGATCCAAGGGGAGGAAGAAAGATCATTTCCTTGGTGCCGATGCTGCAAATATCACAAGGAAATCTAGACCGGATCAACTGAAGCTGGGAGCACACGATAAACAAATCACGGTTGAACTTTTCTATGCCGTCTGCTTGTACGTCTCTGCAAGCGATGGATTATATTAGTCTCGACGCTTGTTCTAACTTCCACAAAGATAGACAACTTGTGGTGAAGAGTTGGGAGGCAGGATTGTCCTGTCCCATCTTCTATCGAATCGGTGGTCGTCTCACCGAATGGCTTATGATTTGGTCATCCGGCTGGGTGTCTCTTTCTCGTTTTTAAATGACTAACAGCCATGGCGTCGTCGGCTGTAATCGAAGTCTTTCTTCTGTGTTTTCCTGACGAAGGCTGCTAACAATTTCTCGCCCTCGAATGGGATAAAAACAACTGCGAGGTTGACCGCCGTTTCAGATCCCGACAGAAAAATATACGACATCATGCATACCCACATACACGCCGCTGGTTGGCCTGCCCCGGTCGGCTACTATCACGGAGGAGAGACGGCCGCTGCAGCTATTCAAATACGTTTGTGACTCACGAGGAATGCCGGTTTGGTCAACGGGGTCGAATCAGACCGCCTCTGTGTCCTCTGATCCGATCAGCGTTTGTCACGTAGCAAACAGGTAAATCTAGTCGAAGATGACGCGATTACCGGTATCCGGCCCGGTTGATTCGAGAAGTCGCGGGTCAAGAGACGTGCCGCACGTGTTCTGCGCCTCTCCTCCACGAGGACATCTGGTGGACCCAAAGCGGGGCCCGTCCCCATGAAAAGAGCGGCCATGTTGTGGTGCACGCGGCGGGCGCAAAAGATGAGCCTTTTTCTTTTAGGCTCATAATGACGGGATTAAATCGACTTCCCCGTTAATGCTGCGGTCATAAAGCTAATCTCTTTCGTCGTGGATAATTAGATCAAAAATGCAGATTCCAGTGACGCAATCACCCTTTCGTCATCCGCCTCCACTGTCGTGACTAAAATACCGCTGTGGTCGTCGAATGGGTTCGAtccgaaagttgctggtcggtgaGTGCAGTCGATCTGCTCTCCATCTCGAGGCAGCAAGATGACTTCCCCTTCCCGTCCGCAGATGCTCCATCTTGCCGGGTCCAACGTCGAGGCCTACTAAGATGGGTGTTTCCTGTGTGTGCAAAACAGCGCATCACGGATTCGTGGCTACGAACTGCGCGAGTCCATGTGTACTGTCAAAGTCAACCCGAGTCATTCCTCTCCAACTCCGAGTCAAAGCGCGTGGTCGTCTTATTTCATACTCGCTTTACCATGTTCTGAGCGGCCACCCGGTTCTATATAGAGCAAGGCAACGAATGCAAAACCAGCTCCCAGCAGACATTGAGAGCTCGAGTTCCATACCCCAACGAGAAACCGTCATGGAGACGTCCCACGGCTTGACGAGGCCAGACCGGAAGACCATCGAAAAGAACAGGAGGATCCACATGAAAGCTCTCTACTCCAagctcctctccctcctccctacACCCAGCTCACAGGTCTCTTAGCTAGCTACGTAAAAGAAGGCCGTCGGTATCGGAAAGCTGTGTGCTAATAGTTTCCACTCTTTTCCCTCGATCTCTGATTGATTTGGCAGCAGGAGGGGGGCGCGGTAACGCTGGCGGACCGGCTGAACGAAGCGATCAACTACATAAAAGGGAAGCAGGAGATGCTCGAAAGGATGCAAAAGAGGAAGAGGCAACTGACGGGGAGCGCAGGCACCGCGAGTGAAGTGGCTACTGCTTCGAGATCTCCCAAGATAGATGTCCAGGACTTGCGTCCTGGGTTAAGGGTGATCGTAGTAATTAGCCCGTGTGATCATCATCTCATCTTCTGCGAGATTGTTCGAGTTCTGGGAGCGGAAGGGGTCGATATCATCACGGCCAGCTATGCTGTCGTCGGCGACAGAGCTTTCCACACCATCCAGTTCTTGGTGATCACTTGCTTAAACATACAGAAATAGCTCTTCTTGGTGATATCTTGAAGCTTATTTCTCTTTACGTGTAGGCACCCAAGAGTGGAACCGGAGAGGCTGACCAGGTGATGGGGAGATTGAAGAAGGCTATCCATGCTTAGCTAGCTTAACCAACTGTGCTCTTAAAATTTTAAGAGACAGAAAGGATAGAAGGGTGGCGGATTCTATCTATATACTAAATTATATATGCTGAAAGATTTTGTTTCTCTCTGCATTGAGTCTCCTTTTCTGCAAGAGTAAAGTGTTATGAGATGCTGAATGCTAGACACGGGAATCTACAACATAAAGGTTGCTTTTCTAAACGTCATAATAACTTACCTGCAGAGTAGCTTGGTTTGAGGTGACTTGGTTACCGTGTACAACTTTATACCTTACAAGATACAGAGAACTATAAACATTCATTTGCGAACATCAGAAAATGCTGACCTCTTTGGGGTTGGAGAAGGCCAAGGCAATAccccacatatatatgtatacaaacacACAAAATTTCCCGAGTTATCTCAAGGTGATTGTTCGGTGGAAGAAGAAGGTAAGACTTAGACCTGCAACGTGGTCGATGAAGCTTGAAGCTTGTGATTTGAGCTGTTGTCTGCTTGTGATCAGAACTGATGACAACAAAGCATGCGTTGAACATCGAGTCATCAAAGTCTGCCATGAATCGTATGAATGATTCACACTTGTAAACTGCGCTCGACCATTTTCACGTTGAGCTCGCAGCATTCGAGGAAACTTTCAACCCCCACCGCCAGGAGCATCACGATCCTTATTTCACCTGCAAAAACCCCAAGTCTGATCCTGACATCACTGTTTTCGTCTCCGTCGACGGCCTCCATCGATGCATGGCCGACCTTAAGAAATAGTTCCAATACATCGACACGTACTGAGACATCATTCCCACTTTTACTTTACATATGGTTTTTGTTCTCTGTACTAACACAAACTTGTCGTATAGACCTTTGTCGACAGAAAGTTCTCATGAGTTATCTGCTGGAGTGAAGCAAACTAATTCTAGAGAATTCACTTTGCCGATGAGATGCGACGAAGGTTGTGTGTCAGTACAGAGCATTTGTATTTGACATTCCAGGCTCTGGTGGTCATTATGTGTTGCTTTCGGGACGAAGACGGTTTGATTCCATTAATTGTTAATCCTGAATACAACTTTACAACTGTCAAGCAATGTTGAAGCAAATGGTCTTCGTGTGTTGGCGTAGAATTAATTATGTCCTTAAACCTCTCTTCTATGGTGAACCAGAGATTCAACTGCTTTTACTTACGAATGCTGTTCTTGTCGAGCAACAAAAGTGGAATGATAGGGTTCTTTAAAAGTAAAACAGTGGAGTAAAAGCACCAACCATTGTTTCATGACTCCTCCTCTGGAAGGTCTCCCACATCTGCTGATCGAAGTAGGTCTTCATCCGTGTGTCATGGGGTACATCTCTCTGCTTTACTTTGGTAGGCCGAAGAATGATTAATTCAAATGACCTCCATCTTCCCTAATCGGAAAAACCAAATTTTGATTCGTCCCTGTCGCATGGGACCAGAAATCTTAATGCTGTCCACGAGAGTTTAAATGGATATTTTGGCTAGTTTTTTGTGATCTGACTCATGAATGTCGTAGTTGCCAGTGTGTGTTGTCTGCCATGGACAATCATGGGACTAGAAGCCACCGATCACAGATGGTAATCCAAAACGTCAAAATGAAATGGTTTATGACACTCATCAAACTTTTGCATGTCGTccaaaacagcagcagcagcaccatcAACAATCTCTAATGGGGAATTTGATTGATCGCACAAGCCATCTACGGCATGGTGGGGAACCAGAATCTGATGCTGAAGCAATTTATTTCTTTAGGATCTGGAAGTGGACCTAATTATTCTTACTTGACTAAGCCAAAAACTTTAAACAGCTTTGATTTGAGGTCCATGCCACTTTGAGATTCTTGCTTGTGCTTACTTTTGTTTCCCTGTCAGTCGACGACGACAGCTATCTCTAAGGAGAGGACTCAGTCTTGGAATGTGGTTGAGAATAGACGTTGATTAACTGTGAAGTGAGATCCGACGCATCAATTGCCTGCTTAAGAGGAGCGAAACCAAATCTCTTAGTCCTCATAAATAGGTGGACCTAACTAAGCACAGACTGACTACAGCTTCAGTGGCTTTACTCAGCTTCCCAGTTCTGTATGTCTGATTCATGCCAAGGTTGGTGAGACTCATCAATCCAAACCTGAATGGGTCGGATGAGAATAGATCAAATGGGAAATGGCATCGGGATAGATTTCCCTGCCCTTTTGACAGGAAAGGTCCATAATGGCTCAGCAGAATTAGGTGCTTCAGACATTTAAAAGCTGCAGTCCTCTTCCCTCAGTTTCAGGTATTGCCAGTCATTGGGAAGATAACTGAAACAAGAGGCAACTCTTTGTCCTGCTTACACTCAGCGAAGCAATTCCAGCTTATTGCTCAAATCTCCTAATAATCAGATGCATCGAGATCCAAAGGACCCTGGCTTGGCTtttaagtcatgcgaaagagagacAGATGGAGAAAGAAGGACGAGCCTGAGATACTCGAGGCAATGAATCCAAGCACCTGTTGACACCGAGTTCCAATCAAACGAAAGAGGAGTGGGGTATGAGTCTTCTTTCACTCAGCACCCCCCCTTTCCTCTATAAATTTGCAATCTTTTCTTCAAAGGTAGCAGTTTGGGTCCACCTCCATGGAGCTCATCATCCATATTATTCCACCCCCATCATCGGCACTATCCCATGCTGAAGCAGTGTCGAATGGTGCCTGAACTGTTGCAGTTACCTTGTTTTCTTAATTAAAAATCGGTTCTTTATCAGCTTGATTTGCAATCAACATCACAGGATGAATAGATATCTACAGAGGAGAATTCTGCCCCCGGTAGCTTTTACTCTACAGTCAATCTCCCAATCATCT comes from the Musa acuminata AAA Group cultivar baxijiao chromosome BXJ2-8, Cavendish_Baxijiao_AAA, whole genome shotgun sequence genome and includes:
- the LOC103995073 gene encoding transcription factor bHLH162-like isoform X2; translated protein: MQNQLPADIESSSSIPQRETVMETSHGLTRPDRKTIEKNRRIHMKALYSKLLSLLPTPSSQEGGAVTLADRLNEAINYIKGKQEMLERMQKRKRQLTGSAGTASEVATASRSPKIDVQDLRPGLRVIVVISPCDHHLIFCEIVRVLGAEGVDIITASYAVVGDRAFHTIQFLAPKSGTGEADQVMGRLKKAIHA
- the LOC103995073 gene encoding transcription factor bHLH162-like isoform X1, with product MQNQLPADIESSSSIPQRETVMETSHGLTRPDRKTIEKNRRIHMKALYSKLLSLLPTPSSQQEGGAVTLADRLNEAINYIKGKQEMLERMQKRKRQLTGSAGTASEVATASRSPKIDVQDLRPGLRVIVVISPCDHHLIFCEIVRVLGAEGVDIITASYAVVGDRAFHTIQFLAPKSGTGEADQVMGRLKKAIHA